The Petrotoga mobilis SJ95 genomic sequence AGAAAATGAATTTACTTTTGAAGAAAGACAGGCAAACTTAAAACCTTACGAGGTATCAAAATATATTGATCATACCATGCTTAAAGCCACCTCAACACCTTTAGATATACAAGCATTATGTAAAGAAGCTAAAGATAACAATTTCTATGCGGTTTGCATTAATCCAACTTATGTAAGTTTATCAAAAGAAGTCCTTACAGATAGTGAAGTAAAAGTAGCAACAGTAATTGGGTTCCCTTTGGGAGCCAATACTATAGAAACAAAAGTTTATGAATCTGAGAATTCGATTAAAGATGGCGCTGATGAATTAGATATGGTTTTGAATATAGGGAGACTTAAAGCACAACAGTACGATTATATTTATGATGAAATACATGCTATTTCCTCATTGACTAAAGATTCCAAAAAACTATTAAAAGTTATTATTGAAACTTGCTACCTTTCGAAGGAAGAAAAAATAGCCGCTGTTGTAATTTCAAAACTAGCTGGTGCAGATTTTGTTAAAACCTCTACAGGCTTTGGAAGTGGAGGTGCTGAATTAGAGGACGTGGCATTGATGAAGTTCCTCTCAGGAAATGGAATGAAAGTAAAAGCATCTGGAGGCATTAGAGACTTGAAAACAGCTTTAAAAATGATAGGTTGTGGAGCAGATAGAATAGGAACCAGTTCAGGATTAAAGATAATTCAAGAAAGTATATAAATAAAGGAGCACTTTCGCGCTCCTTGGTGTATTTTGGGTTTAGATTATGGTATACACTTATAAGGGTTATAAGGGTCTTACATTTGAAGCTTGAGGTCCTTTGTCACCTTCGACAACTTCAAATTCAACTTCTTGATCTTCTTCTAACTTTCTGTAGCCATCCATTTGAACAGCTGAGAAGTGTACAAATACGTCGTTCCCATCTTCCCCAGTGATGAAGCCATAACCTTTCTTTGAATCAAACCACTTTACTTTACCTTTCACTTTGTTACCTCCAAATTTCTACCGCGCCACCCATTGCAGCATACGGAATGTGTTGCAAAAGAATTATAATACAAAACGGACAGGAATGCAAGTTAATTTTTTATTAACAGTATATGAATTATTAATAAACCCAACCCAAAGATAATTAGGTACAACATTTTAAACAAATGTACAAGAAAAGACTTGACAAGTTAAGAAATAATTGCTAAATTTATTCTGTAAAGGAATTCACCTATTTTTAAACATCATTAAATTCTAATAATGATTTTAGGACGTTAGTTTTTATTGCCAATCGGTGATTAACGAAAAATGCAAGGAGGAAATTGAATGATCGATGTAGGAGACTTAAGAAAAGGAGATATGATAGTTTATCAAAACGAAATGTACCGTGTAATTGAAGCCAATAAGCATTTTATGGGAAGAGGCAGCGGACTGATTAGAACCCGCCTAAAAAGTGTCATAACGGGATTAATAAAAGAGGTTAGTTTTTCTAGTGGTGAGAAGGTTGAAGAAGCTGATATAAGTTTTAGGAAAGCCCAGTA encodes the following:
- the deoC gene encoding deoxyribose-phosphate aldolase, which codes for MRISELEKIIKTEIKRVENEFTFEERQANLKPYEVSKYIDHTMLKATSTPLDIQALCKEAKDNNFYAVCINPTYVSLSKEVLTDSEVKVATVIGFPLGANTIETKVYESENSIKDGADELDMVLNIGRLKAQQYDYIYDEIHAISSLTKDSKKLLKVIIETCYLSKEEKIAAVVISKLAGADFVKTSTGFGSGGAELEDVALMKFLSGNGMKVKASGGIRDLKTALKMIGCGADRIGTSSGLKIIQESI
- a CDS encoding cold-shock protein, which encodes MKGKVKWFDSKKGYGFITGEDGNDVFVHFSAVQMDGYRKLEEDQEVEFEVVEGDKGPQASNVRPL